The segment agaacacacaaccacaataaaactgtaacacaaacatccaccacagcattcatcgctgtggtggaaggcacaaaatttggccagtcctcctccatttcccccccgtggtcaggaccagagtccagagtcagtccaggatcggctcttcctcaccggagaccgtggctttaagttgttgtaggccgcagaccggcggtcaagatttaagtccccgccgcagccagaagcaccgtagactgcagggccggcggtcgaagctcccctccaggggtgatggtaagtccatgccggacccgcggtagaagtcggcagcgggccggcagtgatggcttcttcttcccccgggtccccaacgtgagatcccgggctgtagacgccgcaccagctggagctctgcagaccgcgacttcaggctgcgacttcaggctgccggctgccccgggccagcgaaacggagcgctcccctccagcgagccccagcgagggctcacccgctccacgccgagagtccacgctgcgcccgccgctgaagccccgggcgcgtcaccgggaaaggccgcgtcgatccttgatgttaggacctggaaaaactcgcctctccgtggacgaggcgaccgaagcggtttccccttagccccccacaccactccccacacaaaacacacaaagacacattaaatacagactttaaaacatactaaaagaagtaaaaaaaagttgaaaaactgacgagctgcatgacatggctgctgccagagcagcgccccctccgaaTGTAGTTGAAACTTCGATTTTTATGACTTGTTCACTTTAAATATAGTTCTTTCGAAAGAATGTCGTTCTTGAATGAAGCATCAAGTACATTCAATTGCGTTATCCAACAGCATGGATGTTACTATTGTACCCATGGTATCTTTGTAGCCGCTGAATAAAGTTTAAAAAACGCATTTCAAATGCATTGTTGATTCCCTTTGGTTTATTTCTGACCCGAACCATGATGGCTTAACACGGGTTGCGTTGTCTCGTAGATTTGAGCCAGCAACACTGATTTTGATTCTCTATTTCGATCATTAATTGCAATCGTACAACAGTCGTGAGCCACTCGTCGATTTATACCACGCGTTCTACAGCGCTTTGTCAGTTCGTGAATCAGACAAAGAACCGTATAAACCAAGCAGGGCAAACGTGGTCTTAAAACTCAAAATATAAcagaaataaacagaaaatactaTTAATACTCAGTAAGTCGGGCGGTATGTGGGAAGTGAGAAATAGATTGGACGTTTCAggctgtttaaaaaataaataaaacaaacgtCCCGACCAGCCTCGTGCGTTCAGCGTTTGTTAAATATGTCTTCGTTCATAATGTGCCCGGTTacataattaaataaaatacgTGTGCATACCTGGAAATCTGGAAATTTGGAAACGCCATTAATTCCCAACATATCAGCAGTAAAACTCATGGGTTGTTCGCACCTCCCCTTTACACCCCTCGCACTAAGCATAGCAGCTCCATCCTTCATCACAGAAGACCGATACTTTCACACTAATCGGTGACGGGGTTTGTATTTAAATATTTACAAACATTACACTTTATTTCTTCTTTAGTTCTTCTGATTGTCAGCTTTAAAGAAACGGAGTGATTATTGGCGTTAGCAGAACAGTCACTGAGTTTGTATGTGGCGTGCACGTGTCTCACGGTGGTATTACACTAGAACTGGGCAACAACACTCTCAATAAAGCAGGATAATATCTACAGAAAGATGCGATGAGTGCACGGCAGCTTCATATAGACCACttgcagaaagagagagagagaggggggggggggagagaataggACGGGGGCGGGGTTAATAGCGAACAATGAGGGAACTATATGCTATAGTTAGAGGACAATCAGTCACGGACAAACCCCTGTCACAAATCGCTTTTCACTTATTCACTTATTCCAAGCCTTATTCATAATTATTTTCACGTTACATGAGCAACCTGGGCTTAAGTCTTAATGaatgggaaggagctgcagatgctggtttaaagcaaagatagacacaaaaatttggagtaactcagcgggtcagaaagcatctctggagaaaaggaatcggtgacgttttggggcgagacccttcttcagactgtttgaagaagggtctcgatccgaactgtcacctattcattttctccagagatgctgtctgacccactaagttactccagctttatgtgcctTATCTTTTCTAAATGATCCGGATTGTAGGCATTATTTGCTGATTCGAATAAATCGACACATATCTGCAATTGCTCACCTGATCGTTAGTTATTTTGGAAACATTCCAATATTCCAATCGCCCCgcgttgggaacatttttcctgcatctagcttctccagtccttttataattttatatgtttctaaactccagtgaatacaagcctagtcttttcaatctttcctcataggacagtcccgccatcccagggttcaatctcgttaacctacgctgcactggctcaatcacaaggatgtccttcttcaaattaggagatcaaaactgtacacaatactccagatgtggtcttaccagagctctatacaactgcagaagaacctctttactcctatactgatatcctcttgttatgaaggccaacattccattagctttcttcactgcctgctgtacctgtacgccaactttcagtgactggtgtacaaggacgcccaggtctcgctgcgcctcccccttacctaacctaaccccatagaGATAATAATATTTTCCCTTGttgttgccgccaaagtggataacctcacatttatctatattatactgcatctgccacgcatctgcccactcactcaacctgtccaggcagggccggccttagggtgTGCGGGGCCcagttgggaacaattttggtgggccccaggttcccagccaaggtgtgtcagccctgttatttagtatatattatgaaattgtacactaggtgctatggattatacacggtGTGAATCTCTCcggctccctcccgtttgactgtcagtagctccactGGCTTCCAAACTTTACCGTAGCAGTTAATTACCATAAAACTGCATTATGTGCTTGGACACATTGCCCtttgagacagcggttgattggacgggaggagaccgaattgttgattggacgggaattgtaaggcaagctggttggtgattggacgcaacccccttagagacagcggttgattggccaccaaataatcgggcacaaattgacaaataggaaaataataaaatcgctggttggtgcgaactcAGTAAactatctgcgctgtatctccaaactaaacagtataacatgcaggtacattcattaaaatacaatatagtgattatttcacatgatttctcactgtatcCGACCAATCTCCGTTTAAGATGTTCGGTCTGCCTTCGGCATTGACCCTGAACTAAAAACCTAAACCAGACTCAATTGTATCATCACATTGGTCTCAGTAAACTCACACATCTCTGCATTCAAGAGGCTGCCGTGGTTGGAATCACCGGCTCTGAGACCAGAGTGGGTAAAGCGACATGAGATCAATACATAAGATGATAGCTCttctcaattaaaaaaaacagtgacGTTTTTCACTCTAACCATGATGGCTAGAGCTTAATTGCAAGGTGATCTATGACCTCGCTAAGTAAATATTGTCGTGACGCTCAGTTGAGGTCAAATGAAGAAGATATTAACCGTGTAACCATAACAattacaggccatctcggcccttcaagtccatgccgagcacttattctcacctagtcccatctacctgcactcagaccataaccctccattcctttcccgtccatgtacctatccaatttatttttaaatgataaaatcgaacctgcctccgccacttccactggaagctcatactacacagctaccactctctgagaaaagaagttcccccttatgttacccctaaacttctgtcccttaattctcaagtcatgtcctcttgtttgaagcttccctactctcaatgggaaaagcttatccacgtcaactctgtctacccctctcatcattttaaagacctctatcatgtctccccttaaccttctgcgctccaaagaataaatacctaacttgttcaacctttctctgtaacttagttgctgaaacccaggcaacattctagtaaatctcctctgtactctctctattttgttgacatcgttcctataattaggcgaccaaaatggtacaccgtactccagaattggcctcgccaatgccttgtacaattttaacattacatcccaacttctatactcaatgctctgatttataaaggccagcacaccaaaagctttctttaccaccccatttacatgagattccacctatgcacagttattcctagatccctctgtttaactgcattcctcaattcgctaccattcaccatggacgtcctattttgatttgtactgtcaagatgtagcacctcacagttatcagcattaaactccatctgccgtctttcagcccactcttccaaatggcctaaatctctctgtagactttgaaaatctacttctttatccacaccacctatcttagtatcatctgcatacttactaatccaatttatccagatcattgatgtacatgacaaacaacagtggacccaacacagatcccagtggcaccccactagtcaccggcctccaacctgacaaacagccatccaccattactctctggcatctcccattcagccactgttgaatccatcttgctactccaccattaatacccaacaattgaaccttcttaaccaaccttccatgaggaaccttgtcaaaggccttactcaagtccatatagacagcatccactgctttaccctcatcaattgccctagtaacctcttcaaaaaattcaagaagattagtcaaacatgaccttccaggcacaaatccatgttgactgttcctaatcaaaccctgtttatccagatgcttatatatatattatctctaagtatcctttccattaatttgcccaccactgacgtcaaactaacaggtctacaaTTGCTAGAttcactcttagaaccctttttaaacaatggaacaacatgcgcagtacgccaatcctccggcactattcccgtttctaatgatatttgaaatatttctgtcatagcccctgctatttctacactaacttccctcaatgtcctagggaatatcctgtcaggaaggACCTTGTTCGGTGGAGCCCATGGATGTGTCACTGAAAGCAGTGAAGAAGGCCATCTCCACACTGCTTGTCCCCGCGTTTAATGAAGTGACTTTTAAATTACTTGAAATAAAAGTTGATTTCTCATTGTAACAAATGTTAACCGTGCTTCTGATGAAAGAGAAATCAATACACTTCTTTCTCTAACGTTCCGCAATTCAGTTGACATTGTCAGCTCCATCTGGACTTCATCCAGAGTgactggggagtccagaacaaggggccacagtttaagaataaggggtcggccatttaggactgagatgaggaaacaccttttcacccagagagttgtgaatctgtgcaattctctgccacagaaggcagtggttgccaattcactggatgttttcaagagagacttagatttagctcttagggctaacagaatcaaggggtatggggagaaagcaggaactgggatactgattttaggtgatcagccatgatcatatagaatggcggcgctggctcgaagggccgaatggcccactactgcacctattttctatgtttctatgactgatagAAATGCATGCTCCATTCTTGAAGGTATCTCGTGCGGGATTTGAAATCCCCGTCAAGTAATAATGTACCAATAAAGAtgctctgctttcttcccatagattatctgctctagtttagtttagtttagtgatatagcacggaaacaggcccttcggtccaccgagtccgcaccgaccagcaatccccacagataaacactatcccacacgcactagtgacaatttacatttgtagcaAGCCActaaacctacaacctgtacgtctttggagagcgggaggaaaccgaagatctggcaagcctgatttccctttcataaatccatgttgacttggactaatccttttactgcgagCCAAAtgacccattattacctctttaataattgactccatcatctttcccaccaccgaagtcaggctaactggtctgtaattccccgttttctctctcactcctttcttgaaaagtgggataacattagctatcctgcaatccacaggaactgatcctcaatctattgaacattggaaaaggacatccttgtgattgacgcaatgcagcgtaggttcacgagattgatccctgggatggcgggactgtcctatgaggaaagattgaaaagactaggcttgtattcgcaggagtttagaaggatgaggggttcttatagaacatatacaattataaaaggactgcacaagctagatgcaggaaaaatgatcccaatgctgggcgagtgcagaaccaggggccacagtcttggaggccatttaagattgaggtgagaaaacactttgtcacccagagagttgtgaatttgtggaattccctgccaaatcaatggatggatttaagagagagttagatagagctctagaggctagtggaatcaagggatatggggagaaggcaggcacgggttattgattggggacgatcagccatgatcataatgaatggcggtgctggctcgacggccgaatggcctccttctgcacctattttctatgtttctatgtttctatgaaaatatTCCGAACAAATGAGACCCGATATCGATGACCGGGGAACGGTGGAGTTCACAATGGACAACCAGGACACTAGGTTGGAAGGAAAAGGCAAGGCCGGGAAGACTCAAATGTCTGCTGTTGGACCCTTCATAAAAATTACAGGTCGCAGAAGAAATTGGGAAGAAATTGGGCATAATAATGGCAGCTCGAGTGTAATCTGAATTGGTTCCTTTGAACAGGGAAGGTATAATGGTGATTTGAATGAGGGGCATAGTCAATGTGTTTTAATTGACCAATTTGTTCCGAGTGAAAGAATGCTCAGTATTTACAAGTTACAGATTTAGAGGAATTTCCAAAATAACTAACCATCAGGTGAACAATTACAAATATGTGACGCTGTAATCGAATCAGAAAAAAATGCCTACAATCCGGATCATTTAGAAAAGATAACACACATAAAGCtagagtaatttagcgggtcagacggcatctctggagaaaattataggtgacatttcggatcgagacccttcttcaaactgtctgaagaagggtctcgccccagtgagacccatctcttcacctctgcctatccttagccccacgtccccctcccttttcatctgtgcattaattgcctcatattgtgttttgtattgaattctgtctttactttgtgtactagtcatgtctctactatttattttattccccttacatgtttttcctctacctgctaattttttgtaaggtgtccttgagactcttgaaaggcgcccataaataaaatgtattattattattattattattattattattattattaaaacgtcaccgattccttttctccagagatactttctgacccgctgagttactccagctttttgtgtttatctgtggtttaaaccagcatctgcagctccttcccattCATTAAGACTTAAGCCCAGGTTGCTCATGTAACGTGAAAATAATTGTGAATAAGGCTTGGAATAAATGAAAAGCGATTTGTGACAGAGGTCAGGGGTTTGTCCGTGACTGCTTGGCCTCTCAATATAGTATATAGCTCCCTCATTGTTCGCTCTTAACCCCGCGAAAGGAAGATGGtagaagagagagagatgagagagagagagagagagagagagagagagagagagagagagagagagagagagagagagagagagagagagagacgagagagagagataagagaggagagagagacgagagagagagagagagagagagagagagatgagaagtagaaaatagaaagaaaaaaagaaaaagaaaagaaagaagaaacaaaagaaagaaagcgagaagagagagagagagaagagagagagagagagagagggaagagaggagagagagatgagcgaGGAGAGAAGAAGAGCGAGAGataaggaaaaagaaaaaaaagggaaaaagaaaaaagaaaagaaagaaaaagaaaaaagaaaggaaaagaaaAAGAAGAGCGAGAGCGAAGCGACCTCTAGATCGATGCGAGCGAACGCTATAGATCTCTAGTCTCTATCTATCTACTTCGTTCCTCGATtctatcgctctctctctctctctctctctctctctctctctctctctctctctctctctctctctctctctctctctctctctctctctgcacgtGGTCTATATGAAGCTGCCGTGCACTCATCGCATCTTTCTGTAGATATTATCCCGCTTTATTGAGAGTGTTGTTGCCCAGTTCCAGTGTAATACCACCGTGAGACACGTGCACGCCACAAACAAACTCAGTGGCTGTTCTGCTAACGCCAATAATCACCCTGTTTCTTTAAAGCTGACAATCAGAAGAAATAAGGTGTAATGTTTGTAAATATTTAAAGACAAACCCCGTCACCGATTAGTGTGAAAGTCACGGCCTTCTGTGATGAAGGATGGATGTGCCATGCTTGGTGCGAGGGGTGTAAAGGGGAAGTGCGAACAACCCATCAGTTTACAGAAACTTGCTGATATGTTGGGAATTAATGGCGTTTCCAAATTTCCAGATTTCCACGTATGAGCAcgtaatttatttaattatgtaACGGTGCACCTTGTGAACGAAGACATCTTTAACAAACCATGAACGCATGAGGCTGCTAGGGacgtttttttgatttttttttttaaacagcctgAAACCGCCAATCTATTTCTCACTTCCCACATACCGCCCGACTTACTGAGTAttaacagcattttctgtttatttctgTGATATTTTTGGTATTAAGACCACGTTTGCCATGCTTGGTTTACATGGTTCTTAGTctgatttatgcccctgtcccacttaggaaacctgaacagaaacctctggagactttgcgccccacccaaggtttctgtgcggttcccggaggttgcaggtggtagccggaggttgcaggtagtggaagcaggtagggaaactgacaaaaacctccgggaaccacacggaaaccttgggtgtggcgcaaagtctccagaggtttccgttcaggtttcctaagtgggacagggacataatgTTGCACACGGACTGACAAAGCGCTGTAGAACACATGGTATAAATCGACGAGTGGCTCACTACAGTTGTACGATTGTAATTAGTGATCGAAATAGAGAAACAAAATCAGTGTTGCTAGCTCAAATCCACGAGACAACACAACCCGTGTTAAGCCATCATGGTTCGGGTCAGAAATAAACCAAAGGGAATCAACAATGCATTTGAAATGCGTTTTTTAAACTTTATTGAACGGCTACAAAGATACCatgggtacaataacaacatccaTGTTGTTGACTAACGCAATTGAATCTACTTGATGCTTCATTCAAGAACGACATTCTTTCGAAAGAACTACATTTAAAGTGAACATGTCATAAAAATCGAAGTTTCAACAACAAATGGCATTTCCGAACGAAAACATCGAAGTCCAATACATTACTAACTTTGTCACATGGACGAACCCAATGATGATAAACTAACTTTGTCAAGTCAGCCTCACGTGTCCAACATCAGATACAGCTGGATCTCACGATATTTGTCTTAAGTGGGTTTGCCAGACTCTGGTGTTTAACCACACAGGAGTAAAGCTCGTGTAAATTCCAGTCTGAGGCTGTCAGAGTCAGGTAACTGCTGAGACTGAACGTGTTGTCCTTATCCTGCTGGATCGGGCTGGTCTGAACGCCGCTATTTTTTGCACTGCCGTCGACTGTCCACTCAACGGCCACCGAGCCCGGATTAAAGCCGTTCACCAAACACACCAGTGTGGCGGTGCCCTTTGAGGTAACTTCGTCAGCGGAAGGCGGGAGAACAGTCACGATCGGTGCCCGAGGATCTGTTTAACAAGAAGTCAAGTTTAATTGGAGAATTGCTGTCGTTGAGATATCATGTTTCAGAAAATGCATTCCATTAGAGCacttatttattaatttgtagaacaTCGTTTTATTCTCGACCTATTTCAAACCATTGAATGTGTGTTTTTGTTTAAATCGGATAAACAATGAATAAACAACGTGAAAGCAACTAggatagatgctgtctgtcctatcCATAAACACCACAGAAACAACTGTGATATATCATGGCTGTACAGTttaataacattgaacacattgATATAACTTTATAAAAGTGATTTCCACTACACGTCTCCAGCTTTACTTCCATTGCCGTCTATTTAAATGTAACAGATGTCAATAATTTACTTCGCGGAATTTACATATTAACAGATTTACACTTATTTGATTGTGTGCACCCATTGAGATAGCGGGTTTAAGTACCGCAGGAATATAAGGAAAAGATTCTCGGAACCGCCACGGTACAGGTTCGCAGATTTCGATTTCATTATAGTTCGAATGTTAATTTATAATTGACATGTATTGTTGCGCTCACCAAAGCCAGTTACACGCATTAAACAAAGTAACCTATGTCCTGAAGGAAATGTGAGAAACGTTCTCTTTTCACATTTTGAGGAGAAACTATATACCCGTTAGACATGTCCACCTGAATTTCGGCAAAGTTGAATGTCAACGTTGCTGAACCCCGTTAACCAAGCAGTTTACTTTCACATTTGCACGATTATTCTCGCGAGTTGATAATTCGCTGCGAATACTTCTGCAAATTATTTAACAAACCGCATTTTAGTTCGGGGGCACTTCAATTCTACGTCAATCCTTATATACACGACTACTTCAAAATCCCGAAAAACGTGCCAATAATTCGCATTGGGAAACACGCGATAATTATTGGGCGAGAATGAAAAATTGGAGCGTCGCCTCACATTTTCGAGAACATTAAAGTTCTTGAAGTGCAGCCTAAATAATTTGGTAAATTGTGAACTGTAAACACACATAAAGCTTGGAATCACAGGTACGCGATTTCTACTCTAATATTGAGTGTGTATTGAACGGGCTAGTCTTGCTCGGGTCCTGAATAATTTGAAATGGCTTTGAGATAGAAATGTGGCTCTCACCTGCGAAAACAATGACataaattatttttgttattcaaCTAAAATGTAAAGGGATTCAGAGTGAAACACTTGTTTCAATATCAAACAAAAACACCGTGGAACTAATTATTCCCTCGCATCCCTGCACGGTGCGGTCGGATATCAATGCGTAAAAAGGATGGAAACTAGCTACAGTCCCAAATAATTTAATTCGCCCAAAGTAGTTAAAGTCTATGTGTTCATTCGCCCGCTCAGATTCACTGGGCGCCGAGTTGAGAAATGTATTTATAGCTCCATTTCCCAGTTATTTCACTGAGCTATGACCAAGTGAACTCAGAGCGTGAGCGTCTGTAAAACAGGAATCTATACACTGCACCAACTACATCGAAATAATCCTGTTAAAATCAAGTATAATGTGAAGATAGGCacacaacgctggagtaacttagcgaatctctgcagaaaagtaataggcgacgtttcgggtcgagacccttcttcagactgggagtcaggggaaagggacgcgagatatatagacggtgtagagagataaagaaaaatgatagagagataaagaaaaagttacgatgaaaaaaggaaataggccatggtTAACTGTGGGCTCGGTGAAAACGAGTATCAAAGCCCTGTCACACGGTACGAgtacattccaagagctctcccgagtttaaaaaaaatcaaactcgtggtaagcacggagaatgaacgtagcgtcggagttacttgaagttagagcaatCAAGTCATGCCGCTGTATTGTAAGctggccaagtgaaatatgagctgctgttcctccaatttgcgtgaatTACGACGTTAATTCAACAAACATTTCATTTACATTTACAAAATAATCCAGGGCGCCGTCCAAAGAATATATTTCACTTACCACCAATACCCAGCCTCGTTCCTTTACCGAAATGTAAACCACTATCCCATTTTGCACAGTAATAGTCCGCAGCATCATCCGCTTGAACGTTAGATATTGCGAATGTTGCAGTGTTGCCTGACATTGAGACGGAGAAACGGTCTGGAATGTCCGTGCCTTTATCAATGCTGCCGGAATAATAGTACATTAAATACTTTGGAGTTTTGCCAGGGATCTGTTGGTACCACTGGACATAGTCACCGCCTGAACTGGAGCCCGATATGGTGCAGGATATTTGTATGTTCTGCCCCGTAGAGGTGGACATCGAAGGCTGTTGACGTATTGTCATTGCCGCGTTTACATCTGAGAAAAGATCAAGATCAGAAAAATATAAAATCATTAAGATAGCTGAAGTGTGGGAGAAGATCCCAATTTAATGGTGCACGGAAATAAATCTATTGCCCGGGGAAGTATAATACTCACAAACTGCGCATAACAGCAGAGCACCAACCACACTGATCCAGCAAGACATTTTAATTAAGCGACTGCACTCCGACAGGGCGTCAGTTTCCTGACTAAGTGGCGTCTAAACTTGCTCTAGGGCTCGCTTTATAAATGGAATGACGAGTTGGCACCGTGTGTTTATCTTTGCAAACCAATCAAACCAGAATGCTCGTCGAAGCCAATCAGAAATTGCCAGATCCTTCCTTCGTCGAAATATTCCGCCACTGTGAAGCATGGGGGTCTTATTTTCGTCATTTGTATTTCTAAATAGCTTGATGCGTTCTCATACATGTCGTGGAATAAAAGGGATTTGCGCACTAGCGCCTTCCCGATAATAAACAATCTATTATTTTCTGTATGATCTTTATGCAAAAATATAATGAAGAAATTATCTGAGAGTTTTCAATATTATATTTTGTAACTGTTTGGACACGTAAGCGAAACGGTCCAAATAAAACCATATCCCTGAATATAACGCGATGGCAGCCAGCCTCCTCTGCCCCGTTTTTATTCATCTTAAATCGATACATTTTCGGAATTTTCGAAATGATAATTCCCACTGACCATCGTTCTTCTTGTGTGAGAATGTTAACTAAGATTAACACTAACAAATGTTAGTGCAGTTGCAGTTTTAGGAAGCAATTCAGACTACATGATGCATATGTTGCTTGGAAGAGATTCCACTCTAATACTGTAATGCGCAGTAGACCTTTGTCCAAAGAAGGGCACCTGCATTTACAAAAACAGAGGTGTTGCATCTGACTTTAATGAAGTTTAAAACTGGTGATATATTTGACAACATGTTGATATACTACATACGTA is part of the Amblyraja radiata isolate CabotCenter1 chromosome 25, sAmbRad1.1.pri, whole genome shotgun sequence genome and harbors:
- the LOC116987162 gene encoding immunoglobulin lambda-1 light chain-like; translated protein: MYENASSYLEIQMTKIRPPCFTVAEYFDEGRIWQFLIGFDEHSDVNAAMTIRQQPSMSTSTGQNIQISCTISGSSSGGDYVQWYQQIPGKTPKYLMYYYSGSIDKGTDIPDRFSVSMSGNTATFAISNVQADDAADYYCAKWDSGLHFGKGTRLGIGDPRAPIVTVLPPSADEVTSKGTATLVCLVNGFNPGSVAVEWTVDGSAKNSGVQTSPIQQDKDNTFSLSSYLTLTASDWNLHELYSCVVKHQSLANPLKTNIVRSSCI